In Alicyclobacillus macrosporangiidus CPP55, a single window of DNA contains:
- the brxC gene encoding BREX system P-loop protein BrxC, which translates to MQELFVKDIYRDINGVIQAGQLDEERVAQELDEYVVTAEIAEHLEALLEHYVRSLRNPTDKIGVWISGFFGSGKSHFLKIVSYLLGGRVAHGRTAVDYFREKNLSPKLMRLIEEAGSRRAATLLFNIEAKTGVDARGSRQTIVEVLLKVFNERLGFSETLWIAEMEYTLAKAGKLEAFHDAVRRVFGQEWRTVRDSVLLRRREFIAAMQEIGYDEAAADTFLRTAHKGFSIDPTQFARRVAEYCRERGDDFRLLFLVDEIGQYIGDNRDLMLNLQTVVEALGTHGQGQIWVMVTSQESIDMVTDVRGHGREYDFSKIQGRFSTRVNLSSTNTDDVIKWRILQKTDAATNSLTALYDQREQSIQNMLSFDSDMHAWKAGYRSSKEFAEAYPFQPYQFELLQKVFEKIRRQGEAGKSLSHGERSLLNAFQDALIHLDQARKDEALAPFWMFYDTIETYLDGPVKSTVRRAASRDDLTEFDVRVLKVLYLIKNIAEIKATATNVATLLIDGLGVIRRDLEHSVQVALDKLVLHNLVAQNADGTYSFLSDEEQEINREIAAERIDDALVDERLGKIFFEEDQLCPQVYRAPERRDFRFNKRFDRYAHGPQREMLTLQVLTGVPEEMAIQHSMANATLVMWIPPSITDYREAMERSLQIEQYARRDRAGLSDSQRRILDDKRQREAVEFRNKARDLLVKACKQAVFYVFGQAQRYNGEPRTQIERALAKLVENTYYHLDYINQPLPMRDEARAILELAKHGSPRTLEGRANELALQAVLRYLDERDQQHLQTTLGDVVKHFESPPYGWMDRDIAGLLAVMLHDGQVRLFYLSQPLTADDPRFAQLLLRAGERDKVVVKLLREVPPEIQNQVRILLRDLFEEVPDAADSYEALADFIRNQLKEHLAQPLQEIIAHQANPPKAGDTVYHYPGEPEARRLQTEVARLLATPNHEDLVQNFLDAGVELGEWLDQVRDLHNFFTRTPKQRFDEAVRFLHEHRADWMHLHAYPEVLANKEAMEAILRDPAPYNRIPKLPSLMSAIAEKLQQVLDEQRQQYAPRIEAVLQMVDTLAAGLADAAPLWLLIQSAKADIEGYLGGLRSESQFGALASYVTYATERYERLREDVRRWLERDGAEGTDRTRERELNRPSSGGSGAVQVAREVIITVQDPSARLVPEGEVRLETPQQVEEYLSRLKQTLGALLQHGVVIIRGQ; encoded by the coding sequence GTGCAAGAGCTGTTTGTCAAAGACATCTACCGGGACATCAACGGCGTCATCCAAGCCGGGCAGCTGGATGAGGAGCGGGTGGCCCAGGAGCTCGACGAGTATGTGGTGACCGCGGAGATTGCGGAACATTTGGAAGCGCTGCTGGAACACTATGTGCGCAGCCTGCGGAATCCGACCGACAAGATCGGGGTCTGGATCTCCGGCTTTTTCGGTTCCGGTAAATCGCACTTCCTCAAGATCGTGTCCTACCTGCTGGGAGGCAGGGTGGCCCATGGCCGGACGGCGGTGGACTATTTCCGTGAGAAAAATCTCTCTCCCAAGTTGATGCGGTTGATTGAGGAGGCGGGGAGTCGGAGAGCGGCCACGCTGCTGTTTAACATCGAGGCCAAGACCGGCGTGGATGCGCGCGGAAGCCGCCAAACCATTGTCGAGGTCTTGCTCAAGGTATTCAACGAGCGCCTGGGCTTTTCGGAGACGTTGTGGATCGCGGAGATGGAGTACACCCTTGCCAAAGCCGGCAAGCTGGAGGCGTTCCACGATGCCGTGCGGCGGGTCTTCGGCCAGGAGTGGCGCACCGTTCGCGACTCGGTGTTGCTGCGAAGGCGGGAATTCATCGCCGCGATGCAAGAGATCGGCTACGACGAGGCGGCGGCTGACACCTTCTTGCGCACGGCGCACAAGGGGTTTTCCATCGATCCCACCCAATTCGCCCGCAGAGTCGCGGAGTACTGCCGGGAACGGGGAGACGATTTTCGCCTCCTCTTCCTCGTCGATGAAATCGGCCAGTACATCGGCGACAACCGCGATCTGATGCTCAATCTGCAGACGGTGGTGGAGGCACTCGGTACCCACGGCCAGGGGCAGATCTGGGTCATGGTCACCTCACAGGAGAGCATCGACATGGTCACCGATGTTCGTGGTCATGGCCGGGAGTACGACTTCTCAAAGATTCAGGGCAGGTTCAGCACGCGCGTCAACCTGTCCAGCACCAACACGGACGACGTCATCAAGTGGCGCATCTTGCAAAAGACCGACGCGGCCACCAACTCCTTGACGGCCCTCTATGACCAGCGGGAGCAGTCTATCCAGAACATGCTGTCGTTCGATTCGGACATGCATGCCTGGAAAGCCGGGTATCGCTCGTCGAAGGAGTTCGCCGAGGCGTATCCCTTCCAGCCCTATCAATTTGAACTGTTGCAGAAGGTGTTCGAAAAGATCCGCAGACAGGGGGAGGCCGGTAAGAGCCTGTCTCACGGCGAGCGGTCTCTGCTCAATGCCTTCCAGGACGCCTTGATTCACCTGGATCAGGCGCGCAAGGATGAGGCCCTCGCACCGTTCTGGATGTTTTACGACACGATTGAGACGTATCTCGACGGACCGGTGAAGAGCACCGTCCGCCGGGCCGCCAGCCGTGATGATCTCACCGAGTTTGACGTCCGCGTGTTGAAGGTGCTGTACCTCATCAAGAACATCGCAGAGATCAAGGCGACGGCGACCAACGTGGCCACCCTGTTGATCGACGGTCTCGGCGTGATCCGGCGGGATTTGGAGCACTCGGTGCAGGTCGCCTTGGACAAGCTCGTGCTGCACAACCTCGTCGCCCAGAACGCGGACGGCACCTACTCGTTCCTCAGCGACGAGGAACAGGAGATCAACCGGGAGATCGCCGCTGAGCGGATCGACGACGCGTTGGTGGATGAGCGCCTCGGCAAGATCTTCTTCGAGGAAGATCAACTGTGCCCCCAGGTCTACCGGGCGCCCGAGCGGCGGGATTTTCGGTTCAACAAGCGCTTCGACCGGTACGCCCACGGCCCACAACGGGAGATGCTGACGCTGCAGGTGCTCACCGGGGTCCCCGAGGAGATGGCCATCCAGCACTCCATGGCAAATGCGACGCTGGTGATGTGGATTCCCCCGTCCATCACCGACTACCGGGAGGCCATGGAGCGGAGCTTGCAGATTGAGCAGTATGCGCGCCGCGATCGCGCCGGTCTCTCGGACAGCCAGCGGCGGATCCTGGATGACAAACGGCAGCGGGAGGCCGTGGAGTTCCGCAACAAGGCCCGGGACCTGCTGGTCAAGGCCTGCAAGCAGGCGGTGTTCTACGTCTTTGGACAGGCGCAGCGATACAACGGCGAGCCGCGGACCCAGATCGAGCGGGCGCTGGCGAAGCTGGTGGAGAACACCTACTACCACCTCGATTACATCAATCAGCCCTTGCCCATGCGTGACGAGGCGCGCGCCATCCTCGAGTTGGCGAAACACGGCAGTCCGCGGACGTTGGAAGGCCGGGCCAACGAGCTGGCCCTGCAGGCGGTGCTTCGGTATTTGGATGAACGGGACCAGCAGCATCTGCAGACCACGCTCGGCGACGTGGTCAAGCATTTCGAGAGCCCGCCCTACGGATGGATGGATCGAGATATCGCCGGGCTGTTGGCGGTGATGTTGCACGACGGCCAGGTGCGGCTGTTCTATCTCAGCCAGCCCCTGACAGCCGACGATCCGAGGTTTGCTCAACTTTTGCTGCGCGCCGGGGAGCGGGACAAAGTGGTCGTCAAGCTGCTCAGGGAGGTCCCGCCTGAGATTCAAAACCAGGTCCGCATCCTCCTTCGGGATCTTTTTGAGGAGGTGCCGGACGCGGCCGACTCGTACGAAGCGCTGGCGGATTTCATCCGGAACCAGTTGAAGGAGCATCTGGCCCAACCGTTGCAGGAGATCATCGCCCATCAGGCGAACCCGCCCAAGGCGGGCGACACGGTGTACCACTACCCCGGGGAGCCGGAGGCGCGCCGTCTGCAGACGGAGGTGGCGAGGCTGCTCGCCACGCCCAACCACGAGGACCTGGTGCAAAACTTCCTGGATGCGGGTGTCGAGCTCGGCGAGTGGCTGGACCAGGTTCGGGATCTCCACAACTTTTTCACCAGGACACCGAAGCAGCGGTTTGACGAAGCGGTTCGGTTCTTGCACGAGCATCGGGCGGACTGGATGCATCTGCACGCCTACCCTGAGGTGTTGGCGAACAAGGAAGCCATGGAGGCCATCCTGCGGGATCCCGCACCGTACAACCGGATTCCGAAGCTGCCGAGCCTCATGTCCGCCATCGCGGAGAAGCTGCAACAGGTGCTGGACGAACAGCGCCAACAGTACGCCCCGCGGATTGAGGCCGTTTTGCAAATGGTGGACACGCTCGCCGCTGGCCTGGCGGATGCCGCACCGCTGTGGCTTCTCATTCAGAGCGCGAAGGCCGACATCGAAGGGTATCTGGGTGGTCTGCGGTCGGAATCTCAGTTCGGTGCCCTCGCCTCCTATGTCACCTATGCGACCGAGCGGTATGAACGTTTGCGTGAAGACGTGCGCCGATGGCTTGAAAGGGATGGAGCCGAGGGTACGGACCGGACGCGGGAACGGGAACTCAACCGCCCGTCGTCTGGGGGCTCAGGCGCGGTTCAGGTCGCGCGCGAGGTGATCATCACGGTCCAGGATCCGTCGGCCCGCCTGGTGCCGGAGGGCGAGGTGCGGCTTGAGACGCCGCAGCAGGTCGAGGAATATCTCTCACGGCTGAAACAGACCTTGGGCGCCTTACTGCAGCACGGCGTGGTCATCATTCGCGGACAATAG
- a CDS encoding DUF1788 domain-containing protein: MATLERMLEDGTLFYNKSTGNELQNYIFDYPPEEELTIRSFVKRLVRQSPRRLVNINLFEAVLQMVDEETGIDRLFEIEAEEDSESLVDALSPMLESDRLIQRILQRAEDAEGLLLTGVGSLYPILRSHVVLNRLSERLTDIPVVLFFPGTYNGLQLRLFDLLTDDHYYRAIRITAG, translated from the coding sequence ATGGCGACATTGGAGCGCATGCTGGAGGACGGCACGCTGTTTTACAACAAGTCCACCGGGAACGAGCTTCAAAATTACATCTTCGACTATCCCCCCGAAGAAGAGCTCACGATTCGGAGTTTCGTCAAGCGCCTGGTGCGTCAGAGCCCGAGGCGATTGGTCAACATCAACCTGTTCGAGGCCGTCCTTCAGATGGTGGACGAAGAGACCGGGATCGATCGCCTGTTTGAAATTGAGGCGGAAGAGGACAGCGAATCGTTGGTGGACGCCCTGTCGCCCATGCTGGAGTCGGATCGGCTGATCCAGCGGATTCTTCAGCGCGCGGAAGACGCCGAGGGACTGTTGCTGACGGGGGTGGGCAGCCTGTATCCCATCTTGCGGTCGCACGTGGTGCTGAACCGGTTGAGTGAACGCTTGACCGACATTCCTGTGGTGCTGTTCTTCCCTGGCACGTACAACGGTTTGCAGCTTCGGCTGTTCGACTTGCTGACAGATGATCATTATTACCGGGCGATCCGGATCACAGCCGGTTGA